Proteins from one Mobula birostris isolate sMobBir1 chromosome 10, sMobBir1.hap1, whole genome shotgun sequence genomic window:
- the LOC140203659 gene encoding uncharacterized protein, with protein sequence MENLSKCVDRYKGFSCPSQLEHHQSACTKKKPFTCTVCGKRFAQLFDHLRHQRVHAGERPYTCSSCKKGFIQLPDLLRHQQIHTGERPFSCAVCGKGFTQSSHLQSHQQVHTEERTFNCSHCEKSCESSEVLLRHQRIHTGEKPFTCNVCGKGFTQSSHLKMHQCVHTDKRTFNCSDCEKSFKSSEDLLRHQRIHTGERPFTCTVCGKGFTQSTHLQIHGLVHTGARPFACSICGKGFTCSSNLLKHQQIHTGGRPFTCSVCGKGFTCSSTLLIHQRFHTGEKPFICSIWGRCFTQFSHLQSHKRVHK encoded by the coding sequence ATGGAGAACCTGAGTAAATGTGTGGACCGCTATAAGGGATTCAGTTGTCCATCCCAGTTAGAACACCATCAGAGTGCTTGCACCAAgaagaaaccattcacctgcacTGTGTGCGGGAAGAGATTTGCTCAGTTGTTTGACCATCTGAGACATCAGCGAGTCCATGCTGGGGAGAGACCATACACCTGTTCCTCATGCAAGAAGGGATTCATTCAGCTACCTGATCTCCTGCGACACCAGCAAATTCATACCGGAGAGAGGCCATTTTCCTGTGCAGtatgcgggaagggattcactcagtcatctcacctaCAGTCACATCAGCAAGTCCACACAGAAGAGAGGACATTCAACTGTTCTCACTGTGAGAAGAGTTGTGAAAGCTCAGAGGTTCTGCTGAGACACCAGCGTATTCATACAGGAGAGAAGCCATTCACATGCAAtgtgtgtgggaaaggattcacacaGTCATCCCATTTAAAGATGCACCAGTGTGTCCACACTGATAAGAGAACATTTAATTGTTCAGACTGTGAGAAGAGCTTTAAGAGCTCAGAGGATCTGCTTAGGCATCAGCGTATTCATACTGGGGAAAGGCCTTTCACTTGTACCGTGTGTggaaaaggattcactcagtccaCCCATTTGCAGATACATGGGCTGGTTCACACAGGAGCGAGGCCGTTTGCATGCTCCatatgtggaaagggattcacttgtTCATCTAACCTGCTTAAACATCAGCAAATTCACACAGGGGGGAGGCCGtttacctgttctgtgtgtggaaagggattcacttgtTCATCCACCCTGTTGATACACCAACGATTTCACACCGGagagaagccattcatctgctccatATGGGGAAGGTGTTTCACTCAGTTCTCCCATCTACAGTCTCACAAGCGAGTTCACAAGTGA